A window of the Bufo gargarizans isolate SCDJY-AF-19 chromosome 1, ASM1485885v1, whole genome shotgun sequence genome harbors these coding sequences:
- the LOC122931879 gene encoding thymic stromal cotransporter protein-like — MNRMSIVPVVAGAQIASSFYDTALLMVVRNHYNKSINSQESPSNSSNDDMLQKAISNFYIIYNVIMGLTPLLSAYIIAKIGDKTSRKVTICVPLLGYLISRMFLLFIIIWDWPVEVMFGSAALNGLTGWFTTYWAGVAAWTSLCSSETRRSLRLIHIELVYGLAGFVGSLASGHLFVILHITSHQGTILMICSMGCYALCVIYCIFILRTPEEHDNTESTRLLKESRNTIQGNEIEDSAIESTSNLILTSMFVSTILFNVAFTATDDVANVFVLKKPLNWGPVDVGYGNAAFYMTYITSFLGVFIFSRFTGDLGMIAIGILSFGSGLLIMGFVRSTYMYYIARVVMIFSLIPTPTIRSVISKHIQGSSYGKVFAVLQLAIEIVAVSSSAGFNKLYQATLDWFSGFCFILFGALAFISIIPISIVAYYEWSRRVQQNIVVVSDPQ; from the exons ATGAATAGGATGTCCATTGTTCCAGTAGTTGCAGGAGCTCAGATTGCCAGCTCATTCTATGACACTGCACTGCTTATGGTGGTAAGGAATCATTATAACAAATCAATTAACAGCCAAGAATCTCCTTCCAACTCTAGTAACGATGACATGTTACAGAAGGCCATTTCAAACTTCTACATTATTTATAATGTCATCATGGGATTAACGCCTCTTCTGTCTGCCTATATCATAGCAAAAATTGGAGACAAGACCAGCAGGAAGGTCACAATATGCGTGCCATTACTTGGATACCTCATATCAAGAATGTTTTTACTGTTTATCATCATCTGGGATTGGCCAGTGGAAGTGATGTTTGGCTCCGCAGCACTGAATGGTTTAACTGGTTGGTTCACAACTTATTGGGCTGGTGTGGCAGCTTGGACTTCCTTATGCTCTTCTGAAACGAGACGATCTCTACGACTTATTCACATTGAACTGGTGTACGGACTGGCAGGATTTGTAGGCAGCTTGGCTTCAGGACATTTATTTGTTATCTTACATATAACAAGCCATCAAGGAACTATCCTTATGATTTGTAGCATGGGTTGCTATGCACTTTGTGTTATATACTGCATTTTTATTCTGAGAACCCCAGAAGAACATGATAATACAGAGTCCACCAGACTTTTAAAAGAATCTAGAAATACAATACAAGGGAATGAAATTGAAGATTCAGCTATTGAATCGACATCCAATCTTATCCTTACTTCAATGTTTGTCAGTACTATCCTGTTTAATGTGGCTTTTACAGCAACTGATGACGTAGCCAATGTGTTTGTACTAAAGAAGCCTCTGAATTGGGGTCCAGTAGATGTTGGCTACGGCAATGCTGCATTCTACATGACCTACATCACCAGCTTTCTAGGGGTTTTTATTTTCTCCCGATTTACAGGTGATCTGGGAATGATTGCTATTGGAATCCTTTCATTTGGTTCTGGACTCCTGATAATGGGCTTTGTGCGCTCAACCTATATGTATTATATTG CTCGAGTGGTGATGATCTTTTCTTTAATCCCAACACCAACCATCAGATCAGTTATATCTAAGCATATTCAAGGATCCTCATATG GCAAAGTATTTGCTGTACTACAGTTGGCGATAGAAATTGTAGCAGTGAGTTCATCTGCAGGATTCAACAAGCTTTATCAAGCCACCTTAGATTGGTTCAGCGGATTCTGTTTCATCCTGTTTGGTGCCTTGGCATTCATCAGCATTATTCCAATTAG TATTGTGGCCTACTATGAATGGTCAAGAAGAGTTCAACAGAATATTGTAGTGGTGTCAGACCCACAATAG